In the Carboxydothermus hydrogenoformans Z-2901 genome, one interval contains:
- a CDS encoding SLC13 family permease: MSQSLIALTVFFATYTLIISEKLHRAIAALLGGTLLIVLGVLSQEKAIHHIDWNTLGLLIGMMIIVGITKKTGVFQYLAVKAVKWAKGEPVYILIALATVTAFLSAFLDNVTTVLLIVPVTFTITDRLGINPIPFLISQVLASNIGGTATLIGDPPNIMIGSQTHLDFLDFLKNLTPVIIVIHIVTMFLFYLIYYKEFKVPGELKKKLLELNELDEIKDFALLKKSLFVLGLVILGFILHGALGLESATIALFGAALLLTITRDEPEEVLLTVEWPSIFFFLGLFIVVGGLVETGVIDRVARWSLEATKGNFTLTGMLILWLSAITSAFVDNIPFVATMIPLIQKMGALAGMTPQALEPLWWALSLGACLGGNGTIIGASANVIVAGLAEKNGYPISFISFMKLAFPLMLVSVVISMVYLLLFYF, encoded by the coding sequence CTTTATTAATTGTTTTGGGCGTTTTAAGTCAGGAAAAAGCAATTCACCATATTGACTGGAATACCTTGGGCCTATTAATCGGAATGATGATTATTGTCGGCATTACCAAAAAAACAGGAGTCTTTCAGTATTTGGCAGTAAAAGCGGTTAAATGGGCCAAAGGGGAGCCAGTTTATATTTTAATAGCTCTGGCTACCGTTACCGCCTTTTTATCGGCATTTTTAGATAACGTTACAACAGTTTTACTAATTGTTCCGGTAACCTTCACTATAACTGACCGGCTGGGGATAAATCCTATTCCCTTTCTTATTTCACAGGTGTTAGCCAGTAACATCGGCGGTACCGCCACTTTAATCGGTGACCCGCCCAATATTATGATTGGCAGCCAAACTCATCTGGATTTCCTAGATTTTCTTAAAAATTTAACACCGGTTATTATAGTTATCCATATCGTAACCATGTTTCTTTTTTACTTGATTTATTATAAGGAATTTAAAGTACCTGGGGAATTAAAAAAGAAATTACTGGAATTAAATGAATTAGATGAAATTAAAGATTTTGCCCTTTTAAAGAAAAGCCTTTTTGTCTTAGGCCTCGTCATTCTTGGCTTTATTTTGCACGGTGCACTTGGTTTAGAATCGGCCACCATCGCCTTATTTGGTGCAGCACTTTTATTAACCATCACCCGGGACGAGCCGGAGGAAGTGCTTTTAACCGTGGAATGGCCTTCCATCTTCTTTTTCCTCGGCTTGTTTATTGTGGTAGGAGGCCTTGTGGAAACGGGAGTTATCGACCGGGTAGCCCGCTGGAGCCTGGAAGCCACCAAAGGTAATTTCACTTTAACTGGGATGTTAATTCTCTGGCTTTCGGCTATAACATCGGCATTTGTTGATAACATCCCCTTTGTGGCCACGATGATTCCGTTAATTCAGAAGATGGGTGCTTTAGCCGGCATGACACCACAGGCTTTAGAGCCGCTGTGGTGGGCCTTATCTTTAGGGGCCTGCCTGGGCGGCAACGGTACGATAATCGGTGCTTCAGCTAACGTAATTGTGGCAGGGTTAGCTGAGAAAAACGGCTATCCGATTTCGTTTATTAGCTTTATGAAATTAGCCTTTCCTTTAATGTTAGTTTCGGTAGTAATTTCCATGGTTTATCTTCTCCTGTTTTACTTTTAA
- a CDS encoding acetyl-CoA hydrolase/transferase family protein — translation MLLNYHAEYRKKLTTVEQALEVITNNCNVFVSLGAAEPLMLLDGLGKRVLEQDLRGIKVFQLLPVQDSLYLKPELSERIMHISMFAGRPVRELINQGFAEMIPCHFHDVPQIIQDYLDVDVFMTTVSPMDEHGFFSLGTSVDYSLAALKKAKKVILEINPNMPRTFGQGIVHISEVDFLIESERPLPELFPEELKAEDLRIGEYIAELVENESTLQLGIGGIPNAVAKFLKEKKNLGIHTEMITDSMVDLVEAGVITGSAKSLHPYKIVGTFALGTKKLYSFLNNNPMVEMHPVSYTNNPCVIAQNKKMISINTTLEIDLWGQCASESIGTKIYSGTGGQADFAQGVLHSPGGKGIIALYSTAKNGQISKIVPTLKPGAIVTTSKNDVDYIVTEYGVAKLRGKTYRERAKALINIAHPDFRDELKFQAKKLNIL, via the coding sequence ATGTTATTAAACTATCATGCCGAATATAGAAAAAAATTAACAACTGTTGAGCAAGCACTGGAAGTAATTACGAATAATTGTAATGTATTTGTATCCCTTGGTGCAGCAGAACCATTAATGCTCTTGGACGGTTTGGGAAAAAGAGTTTTAGAGCAAGATTTAAGAGGTATTAAAGTCTTTCAACTCCTTCCAGTACAAGATTCTTTGTACTTAAAACCAGAGTTAAGTGAGCGCATAATGCATATATCGATGTTTGCCGGAAGGCCGGTGCGCGAATTAATAAATCAGGGTTTTGCTGAGATGATTCCTTGTCATTTCCACGATGTTCCCCAAATTATTCAGGATTATTTAGATGTCGATGTTTTTATGACAACGGTTTCGCCCATGGATGAACATGGCTTTTTTAGCCTGGGAACATCGGTGGATTATTCGCTTGCAGCCTTAAAGAAGGCCAAAAAGGTAATATTAGAAATTAACCCCAATATGCCAAGAACCTTTGGCCAGGGAATTGTTCATATATCGGAGGTAGATTTTTTGATTGAAAGTGAAAGGCCGCTGCCTGAGCTTTTTCCAGAAGAACTAAAAGCCGAAGACTTACGCATTGGTGAATATATTGCTGAATTGGTCGAGAATGAGTCAACGTTACAATTGGGAATTGGAGGAATACCTAACGCTGTAGCTAAATTTTTAAAGGAAAAGAAAAACTTAGGAATCCATACCGAAATGATTACCGATAGTATGGTGGATTTAGTAGAAGCTGGAGTAATTACCGGCAGCGCGAAATCCTTGCATCCTTATAAAATTGTTGGTACATTTGCCTTAGGCACGAAAAAACTTTATAGCTTTTTGAATAACAATCCAATGGTTGAAATGCATCCAGTTTCTTATACCAACAATCCGTGTGTAATAGCTCAGAATAAAAAGATGATTTCCATCAATACCACTTTGGAAATCGATTTATGGGGGCAATGTGCATCCGAAAGTATTGGTACAAAAATTTACAGCGGTACTGGTGGACAAGCCGATTTTGCCCAGGGTGTTTTACATTCCCCGGGCGGTAAAGGGATAATTGCTTTATACTCTACGGCAAAAAATGGACAGATTTCAAAAATTGTTCCAACATTAAAACCTGGGGCAATTGTAACAACTTCTAAAAATGATGTTGATTACATTGTTACCGAATACGGTGTAGCTAAACTTCGAGGAAAAACTTATCGGGAAAGAGCAAAAGCTTTAATAAATATTGCCCACCCTGATTTTAGAGATGAGTTAAAGTTTCAAGCCAAAAAGTTAAATATTTTATAA
- a CDS encoding acyl-CoA dehydrogenase, whose product MDFRLSEEHELLRQTVREFAEKEVAPSAAARDEEERFDREIFKKMAELGLTGIPWPEEYGGAGMDYLAYVIAVEELSRVCASTGVTLSAHVSLGSFPIYKYGTEEQKQKYLKPLALGEKMGAFGLTEPSAGTDAGSLKTTAVKDGDYYVLNGSKIFITNGGEAEIYVVFATVDKNKRHKGISAFIVEKGTPGFNFGKKEKKMGIRSSPTVELIFENCRIPKENLLGEEGQGFKIALSTLDGGRIGIAAQAVGIAQGAYEAAVKYAKERTQFGKPIAEFQGVSFVLADMATKIQAARLLVYHAAWLESNNLPYGKAASMAKLFAAETAMEVTTKAVQIFGGYGYTREYPVERMMRDAKITEIYEGTSEVQRMVISSYILKEF is encoded by the coding sequence ATGGATTTTAGGTTATCTGAAGAGCACGAATTATTAAGGCAAACGGTAAGAGAGTTTGCTGAAAAAGAAGTTGCCCCATCTGCAGCCGCAAGAGACGAAGAGGAAAGATTTGACCGGGAAATCTTTAAGAAAATGGCCGAATTAGGGTTAACGGGCATTCCCTGGCCCGAAGAATATGGCGGGGCAGGAATGGATTATCTTGCCTATGTTATCGCTGTGGAAGAACTTTCCCGGGTTTGTGCTTCTACCGGTGTTACATTATCCGCTCACGTTTCGTTGGGAAGTTTCCCAATTTATAAATATGGGACGGAAGAACAAAAGCAAAAATACCTAAAACCGCTGGCTTTGGGCGAAAAAATGGGTGCTTTCGGGTTGACCGAGCCTTCAGCGGGCACAGATGCCGGTTCATTAAAGACAACAGCGGTAAAAGATGGAGATTATTATGTATTAAACGGATCCAAAATTTTCATAACCAATGGGGGAGAAGCAGAAATATATGTAGTTTTTGCAACTGTTGATAAAAATAAAAGACACAAAGGAATTTCTGCTTTTATTGTCGAGAAGGGAACACCTGGGTTTAATTTTGGTAAAAAAGAGAAGAAAATGGGCATTCGTTCTTCCCCGACAGTTGAGTTAATTTTTGAAAATTGCCGGATTCCAAAGGAAAATTTACTTGGTGAAGAAGGTCAGGGATTTAAAATTGCTTTATCTACCTTAGATGGCGGACGCATTGGTATTGCTGCTCAGGCGGTAGGTATAGCCCAAGGAGCTTACGAAGCTGCAGTGAAATATGCCAAGGAAAGAACCCAGTTTGGCAAACCCATAGCTGAATTTCAAGGAGTAAGTTTTGTTTTAGCGGATATGGCGACTAAAATCCAGGCGGCAAGGTTGCTGGTTTATCATGCTGCCTGGCTTGAATCAAACAATCTGCCCTATGGCAAAGCTGCATCAATGGCTAAACTTTTTGCTGCAGAAACGGCTATGGAAGTTACCACGAAGGCGGTTCAAATTTTTGGAGGCTATGGCTATACCCGTGAATATCCGGTAGAACGGATGATGAGAGATGCTAAAATCACCGAAATTTATGAAGGTACCAGTGAAGTGCAAAGAATGGTGATTTCATCGTATATCCTCAAGGAATTTTAG
- a CDS encoding electron transfer flavoprotein subunit alpha/FixB family protein, giving the protein MGKVWVVAEQREGKLKKVTFEMVTLARQIGGEVEGVVIGKDVKGLASELGEYGVGKVYVADHPDLEQYTTAKYTRVLAELINKEKPEVVLIANSAQGRDFAPRTAQRVGAGQISDITGYEEGVFVRPIYAGKAYTKVGATSHPLIVTVRPNVFPAAEKTGGQAAIEEVAVSFMPEDLKAIVKEVVKQVSGRPELTEADIIVSGGRGMKGPENFKLLEDLADVLGAAVGASRAAVDAGWREHRYQVGQTGKTVSPSLYIAVGISGAIQHLAGMGSSKVIVAINKDPEANIFKVADYGIVGDLFEIVPLLTEEFKKLLKS; this is encoded by the coding sequence ATGGGTAAAGTATGGGTAGTAGCAGAGCAAAGGGAAGGTAAGTTAAAGAAAGTAACCTTTGAGATGGTAACTTTGGCCCGGCAAATAGGGGGAGAGGTTGAAGGGGTAGTAATCGGAAAAGACGTAAAAGGCCTGGCTTCTGAACTTGGGGAATACGGAGTAGGGAAAGTATATGTAGCCGACCATCCGGATTTAGAGCAGTACACCACCGCCAAATACACCCGGGTACTGGCGGAATTAATCAATAAAGAAAAGCCGGAAGTAGTGTTAATTGCCAACTCCGCCCAGGGGCGGGACTTTGCACCGCGGACAGCCCAGCGGGTAGGAGCGGGGCAGATAAGCGACATCACCGGTTACGAAGAAGGAGTCTTTGTACGACCCATTTACGCCGGGAAAGCTTATACCAAAGTGGGGGCCACCAGCCATCCGTTAATAGTAACGGTACGGCCCAACGTATTTCCGGCAGCGGAAAAGACAGGCGGGCAAGCAGCAATTGAAGAAGTGGCGGTCAGCTTTATGCCGGAAGATTTAAAAGCCATAGTAAAGGAAGTAGTCAAGCAGGTATCGGGACGTCCCGAATTAACCGAAGCGGATATCATAGTATCGGGCGGTCGGGGGATGAAAGGACCGGAGAACTTCAAGCTGTTGGAAGATTTGGCGGACGTTTTAGGGGCAGCGGTAGGGGCTTCCCGGGCAGCGGTAGATGCCGGCTGGCGGGAGCACCGGTACCAGGTAGGCCAGACCGGTAAGACCGTATCCCCCAGTTTGTATATTGCCGTAGGTATTTCCGGAGCAATTCAGCACTTAGCCGGGATGGGCAGCTCCAAGGTAATAGTAGCCATTAACAAAGACCCGGAAGCTAACATCTTTAAAGTTGCCGATTACGGCATAGTTGGCGATTTGTTTGAAATAGTTCCGCTTTTAACCGAAGAGTTTAAAAAGCTTTTAAAATCGTAA
- a CDS encoding 2-keto-4-pentenoate hydratase, with the protein MDKVDLQTAAEALWKACQERKALEQPLTEIYPDITIGDAYQIQLINVDKKKALGRKVVGKKIGLTSRAMQQMLGVHEPDYGHVTDDMIGDEEVAISRSKLLQPKIEAEIAFVLKDRLVGPGVTLTKVLQATAGVIPVFEIIDSRIKDWKIKIQDTIADNASSAMVVLGSKLIPVDQVNLKYVGLVLEKNGEIIDTAAGAAVLGHPALAVAWLANKLSEFGIALEPGEIILSGSLTKAYEVTGNDHFVANFGPLGSVKVKFTD; encoded by the coding sequence ATGGATAAAGTAGATTTACAAACAGCGGCAGAAGCGCTCTGGAAAGCCTGTCAAGAAAGAAAAGCATTAGAACAGCCTTTAACGGAAATTTATCCTGATATTACTATTGGTGATGCTTACCAGATTCAGTTAATTAATGTAGACAAGAAAAAAGCTCTGGGACGTAAAGTTGTTGGTAAAAAAATAGGTTTAACCAGCCGGGCAATGCAGCAAATGTTAGGAGTTCATGAGCCGGATTACGGGCATGTAACTGATGACATGATTGGCGATGAAGAGGTTGCTATTTCTCGTTCCAAATTATTGCAACCCAAAATTGAAGCGGAAATTGCTTTTGTTTTAAAGGACAGGCTTGTAGGTCCTGGAGTTACTTTAACGAAAGTATTGCAAGCGACAGCAGGAGTAATTCCAGTATTTGAAATAATTGATAGCCGGATTAAAGACTGGAAGATTAAGATTCAGGATACTATTGCCGATAATGCTTCCAGTGCGATGGTTGTTTTAGGAAGTAAATTAATACCGGTAGATCAGGTTAATCTTAAATATGTTGGGTTAGTATTAGAAAAAAATGGAGAGATTATTGATACCGCGGCCGGAGCTGCGGTTTTAGGGCACCCTGCATTAGCTGTTGCCTGGCTTGCCAATAAACTTTCCGAGTTTGGTATTGCCTTGGAACCGGGGGAGATTATTTTATCCGGTTCGCTGACTAAAGCGTATGAAGTTACCGGTAATGACCATTTTGTTGCCAATTTCGGGCCTCTTGGTTCGGTTAAAGTAAAATTTACTGATTAA
- a CDS encoding electron transfer flavoprotein subunit beta/FixA family protein: MKLVVLLKQTFDTEAKIVLKDGKIDDSGVTLIINPYDEFAVEEALRIKEKLGQGEVVVVSAGSDRAQEALRQALAMGADRAVLVKTDGLQLDEMVVAEVLAKVLQQMEYDLILAGWRAIDDSSAQVGVRVAEILGLPQINLVTKLEVGEGKITGHREIEGGTEVVEVPLPALVTAQRGLNEPRYPSMKGIMQAKKKELKVINAADLGVNATPKVEIKEIFLPKGKQAGKIFTDEPAVAVAKLVKALREEAKVI; this comes from the coding sequence GTGAAACTGGTAGTCCTTTTAAAGCAAACCTTTGACACCGAAGCCAAGATAGTATTAAAGGACGGGAAAATTGACGACAGCGGGGTAACCTTAATCATTAACCCCTACGACGAATTTGCGGTAGAAGAAGCACTAAGGATCAAGGAAAAACTTGGGCAGGGGGAGGTAGTGGTAGTATCGGCGGGGAGTGATAGGGCTCAGGAAGCATTACGGCAGGCCTTAGCCATGGGAGCCGACCGGGCGGTACTGGTCAAAACCGACGGCCTGCAGTTAGATGAAATGGTGGTAGCCGAAGTACTGGCGAAAGTGCTGCAGCAAATGGAATACGACCTTATTTTAGCCGGCTGGCGGGCCATTGACGACAGTTCCGCCCAGGTAGGGGTACGGGTAGCCGAGATTTTAGGCTTACCCCAAATTAACCTTGTCACCAAATTAGAAGTAGGGGAAGGCAAGATTACCGGCCACCGGGAAATCGAAGGTGGTACCGAAGTGGTAGAAGTGCCTCTACCGGCCCTTGTTACCGCCCAGCGGGGGTTAAATGAGCCGCGGTATCCTTCCATGAAAGGCATCATGCAGGCCAAGAAAAAAGAGTTAAAGGTCATAAACGCCGCAGACCTGGGGGTAAATGCCACGCCCAAGGTAGAGATAAAAGAAATCTTTCTTCCCAAAGGCAAGCAGGCGGGGAAAATCTTCACCGATGAGCCGGCGGTAGCGGTAGCCAAGTTAGTCAAAGCCTTACGGGAAGAAGCCAAGGTAATATAG